The Oryzihumus leptocrescens sequence TCGACTCGAGCTCGTCGTGCAGCAGGTCGCGGGTCATGGCGTCGAGCGCCCCGAACGGCTCGTCCATGAGCAGCACCGGGGCCTGGGTGGCCAGGGTCCGGGCCAGCGCGACGCGCTGGCGCATGCCGCCGGAGAGCTCGTGCGGGCGCCGGTCGGCGAAGTCGCCGAGGTGCACCACGTCGAGGTACTCCCGGGCGCGGGCCTCGCGGTCCTTGCGCCCGACTCCCTTGAGCCGCAACGGTGTCGCGACGTTGTCCAGCGCCGAGAGCCACGGGAACAGGGCCGACTCCTGGAACATCAGGGCGGCGTGGCCGTCGACCCCGACCTCCCCGGAGGAGACGTCGTCGAGTCCGCTGACCAGGTTGAGCAGCGTGGACTTGCCGCAGCCGGAGGCGCCGACGAGGCAGACGAACTCCCCGGGGTGCACCTGCAGGTCGATCCCGTCGAGGGCGAGGACGCCGTGCTCCCCGGCATACCGCTTGGTGACCCCCCGGAGGGTGACGGCGTGGCGGGTGCTGGTCGCCACGCCGTCCTCCCCCCTGGCGGCAGCGGTCGTGACGGCCGCTGTCATGACGCCACCGCCGGCTTGCCGCGCTCCTTGAGCAGCGCGTTGAGGAGCTTGAGGTCGATCAGGGTGCCCAGCTCGGGCTTCTTCTTCAGCACGCCCACGTCGTAGGCGTTCTGCGCCCCGGTGAGGATCGAGGAGGCCACCGGGTCGACGGTGAAGGTCAGCTGCGGCCAGGCCGCGGTGAT is a genomic window containing:
- a CDS encoding ABC transporter ATP-binding protein, which produces MTAAVTTAAARGEDGVATSTRHAVTLRGVTKRYAGEHGVLALDGIDLQVHPGEFVCLVGASGCGKSTLLNLVSGLDDVSSGEVGVDGHAALMFQESALFPWLSALDNVATPLRLKGVGRKDREARAREYLDVVHLGDFADRRPHELSGGMRQRVALARTLATQAPVLLMDEPFGALDAMTRDLLHDELESIWRERSLSVLFVTHNVREAVRLGDRVVLLSSRPGRIVKEYPVDITRPRRIEDSAVSTLSGEITHALREEVARHGA